The following is a genomic window from Chloroflexota bacterium.
GACGGATTTGGCGCAGACCATCGCGCAGGTCGAGGCGGCACTCGCGGGAGACGCCACCGCCCGGAACCAAGCGCTGCAAAATCCGCGCATATCGGAAGAGCTGAAAGCGCTATTGCAGAGTCCGCCCGAGTCGGCCGATACTCGCGCAGAGGTCCTGAACACCCTCCGCGGGCGTTTGCAGGCTGAAGAAGAGACCATTGTTGGCGAGGTTGAGACACAGGTTGTTGCTCAAGTCCAGGCTCTGTTGCGCGATCGGGCGGCGGAGGTTGTCGACGTGCTCACGAGCGCGCTTAATACGGGAATTACGGCTGCCATACAGCGCGTTTACACATTTGCCGCAGCCTTGACTCTTTTCAGTTTCGTGGCGGCGTTGCTCATTCCTGACGCGGAATTGGGAGGCACTCCAGGTGCCAGACGCGAAGACGCGGCACCGAACGCGTAGTCCCAATGCGGATAAGCATCACACAGTAGCGCCGCGCGGTTACGTGTGTCATCGAAGAAGCAGCCTGTCACTCCAGCGAGGGTGCCACACGCAGTAATCGCCGGCTGCCATCCTGCGCTACCGGCAAGCGTGGCGGCCCACGAGGCTGGGCGCACCGAGTGTGTGACCCACACGACTGAACCGAGGCAACGAGACAGCACACCATCCGGGCAATGCCTCACTGCATGCTCTGCCTCCAGCAGGAATCAGCGATGTTATTCCGGCGCGCTTGAGAGCAGTTGAAATACAAAATTGGGCCGGTGATGTGCCCTGGGTATGCTACAATTGACGTTGGAATTTCCCTGCCGACGTAGCTCAGTGGTAGAGCAATGGTTTCGTAAACCATAGGCCGCCGGTTCAAATCCGGCCGTCGGCTCCCAGAAGATCGACACTCTCGAGTGAAGCAGCGCATTCGCCGGACTCGTTGCGGAGCGCTGCTTATTTGTTGGCGATTGCATGGGTGTTGCTGCCCGGTCGTGGGCGACGCCACTCTAGAAGGCATCATGGTGTAACGCGTGTTCGTGGCTTTGTACGGGACGAGGGAACTGCGCAACCGCCGCTCTTCCGGCAGCGCTTTCCAACGGTAGCCAACCACTATGGGATCGTCGCAAGAAGCGAACCGCAATCCCGATGCGAGCATAGTTGCGCTCGTGCTTCTCTTGGCGCTGCTGTGGGGCGGCAACTCCGTTGCTATCAAGATCGGCTTGCAGGACATACCCCCGTTAGCGTTGGCCGGCTTCCGCTTCATCATCGGTCTGGCTGCGGTAACAGGCTGGGCGTGGTGGCAGCGCGTACGGATCAAGCTGGAACCCGGCGAACTTGTGCCCCTCATCTACCTCTCACTGATATTCCTGCTCCAGATCATCGCCCTCAACGTCGGCACGCACTATACCACCTCCTCCCGCTCCATCGTGCTTAACAGTACCTACCCGCTCTTTACCACCCTCTTTGCACACTTTCTCATCCGAGGGGACCGGCTCACCGTCCTAAAGACTCTGGGTATCTTGCTTGCCTTCGGCGGGGTCACCGTGACGTTCATGGAGAGCTTGAACCTTGCTTCAGGTGACTTTCTGATCGGTGACATTGTGGTGCTGGCAAGCGGCGGTCTGTTGGGTCTGCGGGTCGTCGCGACCAAGCGGCTCATACAGAGCATTCACCCATATCGCCTCCTGATTTGGTCGATGCTCTTCAGCCTGCCGTGGTTCTTCATCTTGAGCCTCGTCTTCGAGCAGGGCTGGGAGTATCGGATATCAGCATCCAGCATCACGGCAATCTTGTACCAGGGACTGGTGGTAGCGGGCTTTTGCTTTGTAGCCTGGACTTCGGTGCTGCAGCACTACCGCGCAAGTCGCCTCGTCGTGCTCTTCTTTGCGACGCCGCTCTTTGGCGTCGTGCTGAGCAACCTCCTCTTGGACGAGTCGCTCGGCCTTGAGCTCGTGTCGGGAGCCGTTTTGGTGGCAGCCGGAATATACCTCGTCAATCGGACCAAAGAGAAAGCTTAAGACAGAAGGCTTTCCGCGCACGTACCGCCACGGACGTATGCGCTGCACTTCAAGATCGCTGTCGGCGAAACCGCCTCGACAGACGAGCAAATGAGATAAGAGCGTGGTAGACGTCAGCGCCGCCAGCGCTTTGGCCAACTCCAGCGGGTAGCGCTACCGCCACCCACCACGCCGTCGGCCCCGAAGAACGCCGGTGAAACTTGGAAAACCTTCATGGTGCCGTGGAAACAGATAGGTGGTACACTAAATGTCCCATTCAGCCTTTTAACAGGTTACGTGAGCAGAAAAGCTCGGCCAATATCAGGCATAGTACTACGAATCTAGTATCATGGAAGTAGCACCAGAGAGTCATATGTCAATAAGACATAAATGGGAATTGCACGCGAGGCGACAGAATGACCGCAGAAATCGCGATCATGAATAAAGAGGCAGTTGCATTGGCTGCCGACAGCGCTGTAACGATTTCTCAAGGTAGTGCTCCAAAGATATTTGCATCTGCGAATAAGCTATTCGCGCTTTCCCTTCACCATCCGATTGGAATTATGGTCTATGAGAATGCAAGCTTCATGGGAATTCCGTGGGAAACGGTCATTAAACTCTATCGAGCAAGGTTAGGGAATACCGCCTACCCCACCGTAAAAGACTACGCGGATGACTTCATAGGCTTCCTCCAAAGTGAGTCTACATTGGCGCCAGTTGAGAGCCAAGAGGTTTATGTCGCTCGGTTATTGGCTTCTCATTTTGCGCGTGTGGCCAAGCAGATTGAGGACCAGGTCGAAATTGAGATTCAGGATGAGTCTATAAGAATCTATGAAGAATTCGGGCGTTTATATCGTGAAGTGAAGGAAGACGTCTTAGCGTCCAACTATCAACGTTGGCGGAGAGCTGACTATGCTGTGGACATGGATTCTGCTACTGCGAACGCACTGAGAAAGCGGTATCGAGCAGTAATTAGAGAAACGAAGGGAGAGTATTTTGGCTCCGACTTGACACCTAAAACGTCAAGAATGGTTACGTTGCTTGCGGGCTGTGTATTGTCAAAATATGATGAGCAGGCCCTATTGCTCGAAAGCTCAGGCGTTGTTATTTCTGGCTTTGGTGAAGAGCAACTCTTTCCGTCCCTTAGTGCATTAATTGTCTCTGGAATCTCTGATGATCGGCTCAAGTATCGACATTTCGAGGGAAAGTCTTCGGACATTGGTATTCACAATGGGTCAGCGATCATCCCCTTTGCACAGGAAGAAATGGTTCAGTCATTCATGGTGGGAATTGACCCTGAATTTAGGGGTGTGTTGTTGGGTGCAGTGAATGGGATGCTGAAGGACTATCCAACTACCATTATTGACAATGTAAAGGGAATCACTGAGCAAGAGAGGAAGCGTCTCAGGGATGACACTGCAAAGGCATCCCTGAGGATATTCGAAGAATTCCTTGGAAAGCTTAATGACATTGGTCGCACAACGTTTATTGCACCCGTGATAAACACCGTGGCGAGCATGCCCAAAAGCGAGTTGCCGGCGGTAGCGGAAGCTCTGGTAAACCTCCAATCGTTCAAACGTAGGGTATCGCAAGAACAAGAGACAGTGGGTGGGCCGATTGACGTGATGCTAATATCAAAAGGGGATGGCCTAGTTTGGATAAAACGCAAGCATTACTTTGAGCGCGATCTCAATCCGCATTACTTCCAATCAGTTTCTAAGGAGGAGCGCAGTGGCAAGAGAGCTGGGCAACAAAGGGACACCCGCGCGCAGAATGGGGGAGAGAGAGAACAGCGTGACACCCTTCACGGTGAAGGAGAGAAGCGAAGCAAAAGCTGAGGATCCAAATGCACTCGGCGAACAGATAGCAGAGGAACTGATAGCAATCGCTAAGCAGATCTTGCCCCCTGCTACAACAGAAAGTCAATAGGTAGCGGATCTCCTTATCAGTCCGCGCGTTGGAAGATGAGCGTGGCGTTGTGGTCGCCGAAGCCGAAGGAGTTGGAGAGTACATAGTGCAGGGGGGCGTCGATGGTCTGGTCGAGCACGTAGTTGATGCCGTTGCAATCCGGGTCGATGGTCTCGGTGTTGATAGTCGCGGGCACCTTCTGCTCCTGCAGCATCTTGACGCAGGTGACCGCCTCGAATGACCCCGCGGCGGCGAGCATGTGTCCGGTGCTGGACTTCGTCGCCGAGACGTACGGCCGATCGCCAAACATCTCGCGCAGGGCGGCCGCTTCCACGCGATCGCCGATGACGGTGGAGGTCATGTGCGGGTTGATCGCGTCGATGTCTGTAGCTGCCAGGCCCGCCATTTCCAGTGCAATCTTCATGGTCTGCACCTGGGCGTCGCCGTCCGGTTCCGTGCGTCCGCCGGTGCCGTTCGTGCAGCCGTACCCAACAAGATACGCCAAGATGGGCGCGCCGCGGGCCTTGGCGTCGGCTTCCCGTTCCAAAATCATGGCAGCGCCCCCTTCGCCGATCACGAAACCGTCGCGGTCCACGTCGGCTGGGCGGCTGGCGTGCTTAGGATCGTCGTTGCGACGGCTCATAGGCCCGCCGCGCGCCGCAAAAATTGCCGTAATTGTGGGCACAACCACACCGTCGGACCCGCATGCCACCATGATGTCGGCGCGATCCGTGTGCAGCATCCACATGGCCTCGCCCATGGCGATCGTGCCGGTGGCGCAGGCGACGGAGGGCGTGAAGTTTGGGCCGCGCGCGCGAAATGCCGCCGCGATGAGCGCAGTAGCCGCGTTGGGCATGATGCGCAGTACCTCGCTGGGTAGGAACGACGCGAACTCGCCACGACCGGTGCGCTGAGAGGCCTGCTCCACTGTGCGAGCGCCTCCCAGGCAGTTGCCGGAGACGACGCCACAGCGGAATTGCAACTCTTCGGGCAAGGGTAGCGGAAAACCGGCGTCCGCAATCGCTTCCAAGGCGGCAGCCAAGGCGTACTGGTGTGTGCGGTCCTGCCGGCGGGCGTCGTTGTAGATGCGGCGCGGCAGGCCTTTGAAGACAACGTTCGGATCAAAGCCATCGACTTCGCAGGAGATCCTCACCGGGAAGTCAGTGGCATCATACGTTTCGGTGGGGCCGGCGCCGGAAACCCCCGCACAGAGGTTTTCCCACGAATCCGCAATGCTCGTACCCAAAGGGGTAACGGCCCCAATTCCGGTTACCGCAATACGCGTATACTTCACCGAGTGCTCAATCCGTCACTGCCGTAGTCACGAACTCTTCCACGCTCTATACACCGACGGGTAGCCGCATGCTTTCAAACAACTGGCAGCATGAATACTGAATGCAATCTACATTATACTTGCCGACGCCATGTTCGGACAGGACG
Proteins encoded in this region:
- a CDS encoding beta-ketoacyl-[acyl-carrier-protein] synthase family protein, giving the protein MKYTRIAVTGIGAVTPLGTSIADSWENLCAGVSGAGPTETYDATDFPVRISCEVDGFDPNVVFKGLPRRIYNDARRQDRTHQYALAAALEAIADAGFPLPLPEELQFRCGVVSGNCLGGARTVEQASQRTGRGEFASFLPSEVLRIMPNAATALIAAAFRARGPNFTPSVACATGTIAMGEAMWMLHTDRADIMVACGSDGVVVPTITAIFAARGGPMSRRNDDPKHASRPADVDRDGFVIGEGGAAMILEREADAKARGAPILAYLVGYGCTNGTGGRTEPDGDAQVQTMKIALEMAGLAATDIDAINPHMTSTVIGDRVEAAALREMFGDRPYVSATKSSTGHMLAAAGSFEAVTCVKMLQEQKVPATINTETIDPDCNGINYVLDQTIDAPLHYVLSNSFGFGDHNATLIFQRAD
- a CDS encoding DMT family transporter, encoding MGSSQEANRNPDASIVALVLLLALLWGGNSVAIKIGLQDIPPLALAGFRFIIGLAAVTGWAWWQRVRIKLEPGELVPLIYLSLIFLLQIIALNVGTHYTTSSRSIVLNSTYPLFTTLFAHFLIRGDRLTVLKTLGILLAFGGVTVTFMESLNLASGDFLIGDIVVLASGGLLGLRVVATKRLIQSIHPYRLLIWSMLFSLPWFFILSLVFEQGWEYRISASSITAILYQGLVVAGFCFVAWTSVLQHYRASRLVVLFFATPLFGVVLSNLLLDESLGLELVSGAVLVAAGIYLVNRTKEKA